A genomic stretch from Pseudomonas alkylphenolica includes:
- the sohB gene encoding protease SohB, whose protein sequence is MEFLAEYASFLAKTATLVIAILVVLSAIAGLRGKGRRKAGGQLQVNKLNEFYKDLRERLESSLLDKAQLKALRKQQAKAQKQQKKTPEDKPRVFVLDFDGDIKASATESLRHEITAVLSLATPRDEVVLRLESGGGMVHSYGLAASQLARIRQAGIPLTVCIDKVAASGGYMMACIGDKIVSAPFAILGSIGVVAQLPNVNRLLKKHDVDFEVFTAGEYKRTVTVFGENTEKGREKFQEDLDVTHQLFKDFVSRYRPQLHIDDVATGEVWLGVAALNKQLIDELKTSDEYLGDRAREANLYHLHYAERKSLQERVGLAASGSIENTLLGLWSKLGQWR, encoded by the coding sequence GTGGAGTTTCTTGCAGAGTACGCAAGCTTTCTCGCCAAGACCGCGACCCTGGTGATCGCGATTCTGGTTGTTCTTTCGGCGATTGCCGGTTTGCGTGGCAAAGGCCGGCGCAAGGCTGGCGGCCAGTTGCAGGTCAACAAGCTCAACGAGTTCTACAAGGACTTGCGCGAGCGTCTGGAAAGCAGCCTGCTGGACAAAGCCCAGCTCAAGGCCCTGCGCAAGCAGCAGGCCAAGGCGCAAAAGCAGCAGAAGAAAACCCCCGAAGACAAACCGCGGGTGTTCGTGCTCGATTTTGACGGCGACATCAAGGCTTCGGCCACTGAAAGCCTGCGTCACGAGATCACCGCCGTGCTGAGCCTGGCGACGCCGCGCGATGAAGTGGTGCTGCGCCTGGAGAGCGGCGGTGGCATGGTTCACAGCTACGGTCTGGCCGCTTCGCAGTTGGCACGTATTCGTCAGGCGGGCATTCCGCTGACCGTCTGTATCGACAAAGTCGCTGCCAGCGGCGGCTACATGATGGCCTGTATTGGCGACAAGATCGTCAGTGCGCCTTTTGCCATTCTCGGTTCGATCGGCGTGGTGGCGCAGTTGCCTAACGTCAACCGTCTGCTGAAAAAGCATGACGTCGATTTCGAAGTGTTCACTGCCGGTGAATACAAACGCACCGTGACGGTGTTTGGCGAAAATACAGAAAAGGGCCGGGAAAAATTCCAGGAAGATCTGGACGTCACCCACCAGCTGTTCAAGGACTTCGTCTCGCGCTATCGCCCGCAGCTGCATATCGACGATGTGGCCACCGGCGAAGTGTGGTTGGGCGTCGCCGCACTGAACAAGCAGTTGATTGACGAGCTCAAGACTAGCGACGAGTACCTGGGCGACCGCGCACGTGAGGCGAATCTGTACCACCTGCACTATGCCGAACGCAAAAGCCTGCAAGAGCGGGTAGGGCTGGCGGCCAGCGGTTCGATCGAAAACACTTTGCTCGGGCTCTGGAGCAAGCTCGGCCAATGGCGTTGA
- a CDS encoding histidine phosphatase family protein, whose product MGSIYLIRHGQASFGADDYDVLSPVGMRQSEALGEHLAQLGVRLDRCLAGDLRRQQDTARLALAAMHNAGGNVPQLETDAAFNEFDADAVIRNLLPGLLPQEPEALHILRNGAQNRAEFQRLFALLIQRWHGGEHQSDCLESWQGFVERVDAGLQRVLQQAGNGDNIAIFTSGGTITALLHLVTRITASQAFELNWQIINTSLSQLKFRGREVALASFNSQAHVQLLKVPELITYR is encoded by the coding sequence GTGGGCAGTATCTACCTGATTCGACATGGCCAGGCCTCATTCGGTGCAGACGACTACGACGTCCTCTCGCCGGTGGGCATGCGCCAGAGCGAAGCACTCGGCGAACACCTGGCCCAGCTGGGAGTACGCCTGGATCGTTGCCTGGCTGGCGACTTGCGCCGCCAGCAAGATACCGCGCGCCTGGCGTTGGCAGCCATGCACAACGCCGGCGGCAACGTGCCGCAGCTGGAAACCGATGCCGCTTTCAACGAGTTCGATGCCGACGCCGTAATCCGCAATCTGTTGCCCGGCTTGTTGCCCCAAGAGCCTGAAGCGCTGCATATCCTGCGCAACGGGGCGCAAAACCGCGCCGAGTTCCAGCGCCTGTTCGCGCTGCTTATCCAGCGTTGGCACGGCGGCGAGCACCAAAGTGACTGCCTGGAATCCTGGCAGGGGTTTGTCGAGCGTGTCGACGCAGGCCTGCAGCGGGTGCTGCAACAGGCCGGCAACGGCGACAACATTGCGATTTTCACCTCGGGCGGCACGATCACCGCCCTGCTCCACCTGGTTACCCGTATCACTGCCAGCCAGGCTTTCGAGCTGAACTGGCAGATCATCAACACCTCGCTCAGCCAACTGAAGTTTCGTGGCCGCGAGGTGGCCCTGGCTTCCTTCAACAGCCAAGCGCATGTGCAGCTGCTGAAGGTGCCGGAGCTCATCACCTACCGTTGA
- a CDS encoding SCP2 sterol-binding domain-containing protein → MSDVAKAVEAMKAKFNPAAAAGLDLVFGFNITDEDKHYALIVKDGTCEIQEGENADANCTLVLDSETLKGIVSGDTDGMQAFMGGKLRVEGDMMLSMKLSELFPA, encoded by the coding sequence ATGAGCGATGTAGCAAAAGCCGTCGAAGCGATGAAAGCCAAGTTCAACCCAGCCGCTGCTGCCGGTCTTGACCTGGTGTTCGGTTTCAACATCACCGACGAAGACAAGCACTACGCCCTGATCGTCAAGGATGGCACCTGCGAAATCCAGGAAGGCGAAAACGCCGACGCCAACTGCACCCTGGTACTGGACAGCGAAACCCTCAAAGGTATCGTCAGCGGCGACACCGATGGCATGCAAGCATTCATGGGCGGCAAGCTGCGCGTTGAAGGCGACATGATGCTGTCGATGAAGCTGAGCGAGCTGTTCCCGGCCTGA